TATCATTTATTTGAAAGTGTCATCATTTGCAGGATTTTCGTGTACATATGAACAATATATGAAATCAATATCAAAATTCCATCTATAGGGGGAATGAAAGTGGCAGAAAATCAAAAAGTTTACGACATAACAATTATTGGTGGTGGTCCAACAGGGCTGTTCACAGCATTTTATGGCGGTATGAGACAAGCAAGTGTAAAAATCATTGAAAGCTTACCTCAACTTGGAGGACAATTATCCGCACTATACCCTGAAAAATACATTTATGATGTAGCTGGATTTCCAAAAGTGCGCGCACAAGAATTAGTTGATAACTTAAAAGAGCAAATGAAGAAATTTGATCCAACCGTTTGTTTAGAAGAAGCTGTTGATACACTTGAAAAACAAGCTGACGGTATATTTAAACTTGTTACGAATAAGCAAACTCACTATTCTAAATCAGTTATTATTACTGCTGGCAATGGTGCTTTCCAACCACGCCGCTTAGAATTAGAAGGTACAGCAAAGTATGAAAAGAAAAACTTACATTATTTCGTTGATGATATGAATAAATTTGCTGGTAAGCGCGTAGTAGTATTTGGCGGTGGCGATTCAGCTGTTGATTGGACAATGATGTTAGAGCCAATCGCTGACAAAGTTACAATCGTTCATCGCCGTGATAAATTCCGTGCGCATGAACATAGCGTAGAAAGCTTAATAAATTCTCGTGCAGAAGTAAGTACACCGTACGTTCCAGTAGAACTCATTGGTGATGACAAAATTGAACAAGTTGTTCTTCAGCATGTAAAAACGGAAGAAAAAATTATCATCGATGTTGATGATGTAATCGTAAACTACGGCTTCGTTTCTTCCCTTGGTCCAATTAAAAACTGGGGCTTAGATATACAAAAAAACAGCATTCTCGTGAACTCGAAAATGGAAACAAATATTCCTGGCATTTACGCTGCTGGTGACATTTGTACATATGAAGGAAAAGTAAAACTCATTGCTTGCGGCTTCGGTGAAGCACCAACAGCAGTAAACAATGCAAAAGCTTACTTTGATCCAAACGCAAAACTTCAACCGATGCACAGCTCTAGTATGTTTTAATATAGAAATGAAAAGAACTCCTTTTACGCAAAGGAGTTCTTTTCTTATTTTGCTACCGTATCCTTCCAAAATATGTTACAATAAATAAGAACAAATGTTCTATTTAATAAGGGGGATATTTTAAGATGAAAGAACCTATTATCGTAAAAAAAGAAGCTTTCCAAGCAATCGGTGTTTCGATTACGACGACAAATGAAATAGAGGCATCTACTGAAGGAAAAATTCCCGGGCTTTGGAACCAATACTTCCAAGAACAAATCATGTATCACATCCCAAATCAACAAACGAAAGAAACATTCGCTTTCTACTCAAATTACGAATCAGATGAAACTGGTACATATCAATTTACAATCGGTATGCCCGTTTCTTCATTAGAAGACGTACCTGAAAATATGACAACTTTAACAATACCTGCTGCTACATATGCGGTATTTACAACGAGAAAGGGACCGGTTGCTGAAGTCGTTTGCGAAGCTTGGGAATATATTTGGAAATGGTCAAAAGAAAACAAACGTGCTTTTACAACAGACTTTGAGCTTTATGATGAAAAAGCAACAGATCCAGCTAACGCACAATTGGATATTTATATTGCATTAGCCTGAACGACAAAAAAGAAGATACCAAATGGTATCTTCTTTTTTGTCGTTAAATAGCCACTGTGCAAATTCCACATTATTGTCTACAATGAGAAAGTGCAGTATAGAAATATTAGAAACTGTATAAAGTGATTGTTAACAAGTTTTTTTAGTTTAAATTTGTCACATAGAAAGGAAGCAATATGGAGGAACTACAACAAAATAAATCTGCTTTAGAGGGAAGCGGAAAACCGTTATTAAAAAATACGAATTTCCTTTTTCTTTGGGCAGCTACACTCTTTTCAAGTTTTGCTTTAGCCTTTTTTACTTTTTCACAAACGTGGTACATAGCAAAAACATTAAACCTTGAGGCTTCACTCGGTGTTGTTTTCGTAGCTCTTAGTGTTCCAAGGCTTATTTTTATGATTATCGGCGGCGCTGTAGCTGATAAATTCCCGAAAAAAAACATTATGTTTTATTCTAATATTATTCGTGCGATTCTCGTCGCGACTATTCTTACATGGTTCATCGTAGGTGATGTAACACTATATACATTTGCTTTATTCGCTTTATTCTTTGGACTTGCTGATGCTTTTTTCTGGTCAGCTGATGGATCTATCTTACCTGAACTTGTAGAAAAAAGCCGTTTAACACAAGCAAACTCACTTACACAAATGACGAACCAAGCATCGGTTATTTTAGGCCCTGTACTTGGCGGTATTCTTATCAAATTTACGAACTATGAAACGATCTTTTCGATCACGATTTTATTACTGATCGTCGCAGCCATACTCGTTCAAAAAATACAATTTACGATGCCAGAGCAGCAAAATACAGACAAAAGCATGTTCACTTCTATTAAAGAAGGAATCTTATATGTAAAGGAATCACCATTCCTTTCAACTTTCCTTATTTGTAGTGCCTTTTTAAACTTATTTTTAATCGGTCCGATGCAAGTCGGTTTCCCGCTCTTCGTTAAAAATGTTCTGCACGGTGACTCGCTTCAGTTTAGTTACTTAGAAGCATCTGTAGGAGGCGGAATGGCGATAGGCGCTGTCATTGTCGGTTTAAAAAATATTAATCGTAGACGCGGTCTATTTTGCATTATCATGATGCTACTGTCTGGTGTATTCTTCTTATCCATCAACTTTAGCACCGTACTTTGGCAAGCATTATTAGCTGGCATGTTTTACGGTATTACAATCGCAATGGCAATCGTTCCGCTTATGGCGATGATTCAATCGACAGTAAAAGAAGAAATGATGGGACGCGTAATGAGTTTACTTATGCTATCATCCATGGGCTTTATTCCGCTTTCTTATGCATTCACATCAATCGCGCTTGCAATAGGAATTCCAATCGTAACCGTTATGAAAAGCGGTGCAATCGCCGTTATCGTCTTCGTACTATTTGTAGCGATTCGTGTTCCAGTTGTAAGAAAGTTTGATTAACTACTTGGAGTCATGTGTTATACGCATGACTCCTTTTTAAACGGATCAAATAACGATACTCCCTTACTTCTTCTCATAGCTGCTCCCCATTCTAATCCAACTTCTAAAAATAGATCCCGCACTGTACTATATAAAAGAGCCTTCACATTTTTACGGATTTCCCCGTACTTATACGCTCTCACAACACTCTTCACTCGCCAAATGAAGTTTCCATACACTTCTTCATCAGCTAATATTTGCTCCAGTAACACACCTTGCTCTAGTAACCCGCTCTTTTTATACGCAAGTTCCACCTTACTCCAAAATATATTAATCTTTTTCGGATTACGCGTCATCGGCACAAGTGCGTATATAAAAGGCTTCGGTATATCGTGACGGCAATACGTCTCATCAAGATCGTACGTTTCTTTTCTATTCTCTTTTATTTGTGGAATGTTTTTAGAAAAAATTGTTTCCCCCTCATGTTTTTGCTCATTTTTACTACAGCCAGCTGCATGATTCTCACTTTCACATGCGGACATTTTCATACGGTCATCCATGCGGTCAATTGCAGATATAAGAAATACATATAAGTTCGCACTATATCCGCCGCGCTTATGTCTTTCTTTTGTCGCAACACGCTTTATAATTCCTAGTTCCTCTAACTTTGCAATGGAGCGACGTACTGTACGAATACTTTTTCCAACATTCATCGCAATCGTCTCCATTAACGGACAAGCAACTCCTACTGTTTTTTGTTTCTCATTCACTGCATACTTTCCTAAAAAATGAATAATAGTAGTATCCGTTTTATTTAATTGAAATCGATAGCACTTCAAAACTTGTTTTTGGTATGTATTAAACTCTTCTTTACTTCGAAATTCACTATATGGTTTCATTAAATTATATAAGCTTCCCATTTTTATCACCTCACTTATAAATAAGAGGCAGGAAGAGAAATTGGCGTGATAGTTAATATTTTTTATTGGAGATGAAAATATGATTGTAATCAGTGCTTGTTTAGGTGGCATCGCTTGTCGGTATGATGGAAATGACAATCTCGTTTCAAAAATAGAGGAGTTATTACAAAGAGAAGATACCTTACTTGTTTGTCCTGAAGTATTAGGAGGATTGCCGACGCCTCGTCCCTCAGCTGAAATTATTGGCGGGAATGGCGATGACGTTTTGGATGGAAAAGCAAAGGTAATGACAAAAGACGGTGAAGATGTTACAGAAGCTTTCGTAAATGGTGCTTATAAAGCATTGGAACAACTGAAAGGCTTACACCCAGAATATATTATTTTAAAAGAACGTAGCCCATCTTGTGGTAGTTCTACAATTTACACTGGAGAATTTAACGGAAATAAACAGACTGGTTACGGGGTAACAACCGCTTTATTCAAAAGACATGGATTGAAAGTCATTTCAGAAGAGGATTTTGAGAATATAAAAAGGAATTGACCCTGTTCGTCAATTCCTTTTTATCTGTCTTATTTCACATTTAATTTTTCTTTCACTTTCGCAGGAAGCTCATCTTTCTTTACTTCTTCCCAAGCTGTTACACCTTTTTTATCTGAGTGATATACGCGTAAGAATGCATCTTTACGCAGATTTTTTTGAGCTGTGAATTCTAATTCTTTCTCTTTACCTTCTTTATCAAAACCAGTTAGTTTATATTCGTAATCTTTATACGGCTCACCATTATCAGCTTTACCATTATATTCTTTTCCATCTACTGTAATTTGAACGTAATACTCGTCCTTACCCATACGATTTAAATCACAGCCAACTAAAAGGCTTGCAAATACAACTAAAATACTAAAAAGTGCAATATATCTTTTCATTTCCTTCACCTCATGTGTTTTTCTTATATTGTTATCTTAAAGCTTAAGCTTTAAAGAAGAAATTCAAAAACATGACATGAACATTACACTTTTGTAAGATAATAATTATTTCTTCACTTTAGAAATCGTCATTCCGTCACCAATTGGAATGACGGTTTCTAAACTTAAATGCGTTGCTATTACTTCGTTATAAAAAGCCTTAAGGGAAATGAATTAATCATCCCCCTTAAGGCTTTTTATCCTCCATCTCTTTACTGCTACTTTTTTATGTACCTATTACCGCCAATAACGTCTTTCACGCCAGTTTTGCCACTTATCATGGATTTTATCACGTAATTTCCTTATACCGTTTATTACACCTTCTATTATGCATTCTATTATAATATCTATCACAAGGTATCTTATAAATCTAAGAATAGGACCTATAATGTACTTCAATATAAATTCAAAAATATTTTCCAGCATATATCCCCTCTTTCTGCCCCTCAATTATAACTCGAAAAAAGAGAACTTTAAAAGAAGCTCAAATAAAGTGAAACTTTAATCAGTGGGGGTTTTGTTCATCCCCACTGATTATCAGCCCTCACCAATCGGACGTTTACGGACAGTTGATCTCCCACCTAACTTCTTTGCTCCAACTGCATTTTGAGGTGGGAGTTTTACTGTCCGTTAACGCGGGATAAATAACAATGCATGAGTTGAGCAACTTAAAGCTACTTCAGCAGCTATTTTTGTACCAACTGGTAGTTTCGTCTTCAATACGTGAAAAGGGATTTCTAAATGATGAATTGAATATATATTTATTGTTTTCTAGCTTTTGAGGGGAGAAATAATATGAATCCTATTTTATTAGATGTTCCGTTACAAATAGAAACAGACAGACTCATCCTTCGAGCACCACTTCAAGCTGGTGAAGGGGATGTAGTACACGCAGCTATTAAAGATTCCATTAATGAATTAAAGCAATGGTTGCTTTTATTCCAGTCAACTCCTACTGTTGAAGAAACGGAAATTCTCCTGAGAAATGCACATATAGATTTTTTGAAAAGAGAAAGCTTTCGCTATCTTATCTACCATAAGGAGACGAAGGATTTTATCGGAACTGCTAGCCTTCACAGAATTGATTGGAAGGTTGCTAAATGTGAAGTTGGATACTGGATTAACACGCAATTTAGTGGCAATGGATATATGACAGAAGTAGTAAGTGCGTTAATAAACCTTGGATTTCAGTTATTCAAATTTAGAAGGATTGAAATACGATGTGAACGTAATAACACGAAAAGTCATGCAATTCCTGAAAAATTAGGTTTTGAGCTTGAAGGGATATTACGTAATGAAGATCTTTCAGCTGACGGCAAACAACTAACTGATACTTGCATCTATGCAAAGATAAAGTAAAACTTTAATGAGCCCTTACTAATTGGACTTTCACGGCAAAAGAAAAGACCTCCTTAACGATTTTATTTCATCGCTAAAAAGGTCTTTCTCTATTTCTGCTAAAAGCTTAGCACTCTTCTGGCTTACCAGCATTCGTCGCCGTACGGAAAGATGATCCACATCCGCATGATGCGATTGCGTTCGGATTATCAATTGTGAATCCGCCGCCAAGCATAGATTGTTTATAATCAATTTTTACTCCTTTAACAATTGGAGCACTTTCTTTATCGATAACAAATTCGACACCGAAAAACTCAAGAACTGTGTCGTCTTCTTTTGGTTCTACTTCAAATCCTAAGCCGTAAGAAAGACCACTACATCCGCCGCCATGTACAGCAAGGCGCACGTACTTCTCTCCATCTTCAGCATCTTTTAACATATCTTTAATTTGAAAAGCTGCTTGTTCTGTAACTTCAATCATGAAATACACCATCCTTTCTGTTCTCATTCTATTATACATCTTTACGCTTCTATCTTGTACTCATATACTCCGCGGCAAATTACTTCCGCTGGTCCTTTCATTAACACATTGCCTTCTTCTGTCCATGCAATCATCAAATCGCCGCCTGCTAAATGAACTGTAATTTCCTTACCACGTTCCATTTTTCCATTTAAAATAGAGGCTACAACTGCAGCACACGCCCCTGTTCCGCAAGCTTGTGTTACACCAGATCCACGTTCCCAAACGCGGAAGTTCATCTCTTCCTCATTCAAAATTTCGATGAATTCAACATTTACTCGCTCTGGGAACATTTCATGTGTCTCAAGGACTGGCCCAAGTGTTGTAAGAGGTGCTTGTTCTACATCATCCACAAAAATAACCGCATGCGGATTTCCCATTGAAACAGCTGTAAATGCATAACGATGATTATTGTATAAGAAGTTTTCACGAATAAATGGTGTTTCTCCTTCACCAAGCATCGGTATTTCTTCACGCGTTAAACGCGGTGCTCCCATATCGATTTTCGCTAATGTAACTTTCCCTTCTTCTACCGTTACTTCCGCCGTTACAATGCCAGCTAACGTTTCAATTGTGAAAACTGTATCTTCTACTAGTTTATGCTCATACGCATATTTCGCTACGCAGCGTAAACCGTTACCACAGCTCTTTCCTTCTGAACCGTCGTTATTAAACATGCGCATTTTCACCGGCGCTACGTCAGATGGACAAATTAAAATCATTCCATCTGCTCCAATACCAGTATTAATATTTGAAACCTTTTCCGCCACAAGAGCTAAATCTTCTTCAGGGATTTGTTCTTCAAACATATTTACATATATATAACTATTGCCAAGACCATGCATTTTTGTAAAAGAAAATTGGCTCATTTGTATTCACTCCAAAAATAATTTGTTTTTTTAAGTATAAAATGCACGCTTTTAGAACACAATATGAATGTCCCCCGTTTCTCATATTTGACAACATTTGGCGATGAGCCATTCTTGCGCAAATTGTGTAAGAAAAAAGCCCTTCTAAAAGGGCCTTTTTTTATTTATATACAATGTTATCCTCTCCTGCGAAAGAAGGTTTTATCTAATAAAGAAAGAAAAAGGTGCTGCCGATTGCAACACCTTAAAACATTGGATTTTCATCTAAATACTCATATACATTATTAACAAGTTCTTCTACTGTAGCACCTTGTACTACTTCACCATTTACAAGTGCAAACGGTCCTTCAAAACAAATGCCACAATATCCTAAACAACCATACTCCATTACATCTAAATTCGGATCTTTTTCTAATTTCTCTAAAGCTGCTTGTGAACCACTTGCAAGGTTACCTACACAAAATTCAATTAATGGTTTAATCAAAATTCTCCCCCCCTGTACTACAAAACAAATTACTTTCTGACTTCATCTATAAGAAAAAAACTAAGCTGTTTCTTGTTGTTTTCATTACACCTTCTAAACTATTTAGTTACTTCATTATTTCACTTCAAAATAGATGATTCCTTCTATATAACATGCTATTTGCGATGAAATGGTAACTAAATAAGGAAGACAGTTTACTCTACTTTTCTTCTTATTGTACAACAGAGTATTCATTCATGCATTGTTATTTGTTCACAAATTCGATATAATTTGATTGAGTAAAGTCAAAATATTTTATTAATATAAAATTTTATGATTAGGGGATATTTCAACAGAAAAGGGGTAATCCATCATGAAACACCTCGTAATATTAGGTGGCGGCTACGGTGGAATGAGAATTCTGCAGCGGCTACTTCCAAGCAACCAACTTCCAGATGATGTACAAGTGACATTAATCGACAAAGTACCATATCATTGTTTCAAAACTGAATATTATGCATTAGTTGCGGGTACTATTTCAGAAACGCATATTCGTATACCGTTTCCTGAACACCCACGCCTCAATATTCAATACGGCACAGTAACAAATATTGATCTCGAAGAAAAAGCTGTTCATCTCGATGACGGCGAAGCAATCCAATATGATGATTTAATTATCGGTCTTGGCTGTGAGGATAAATATCATAACGTTCCTGGGGCGAAGGAATATACGCATAGCCTACAATCGATTGAACAAACACGTAAGACATATGAAAAATTAAATAGTCTAGAACCAAATGCAACAGTAGCTGTTGTTGGTG
This Bacillus paramycoides DNA region includes the following protein-coding sequences:
- a CDS encoding NAD(P)/FAD-dependent oxidoreductase is translated as MAENQKVYDITIIGGGPTGLFTAFYGGMRQASVKIIESLPQLGGQLSALYPEKYIYDVAGFPKVRAQELVDNLKEQMKKFDPTVCLEEAVDTLEKQADGIFKLVTNKQTHYSKSVIITAGNGAFQPRRLELEGTAKYEKKNLHYFVDDMNKFAGKRVVVFGGGDSAVDWTMMLEPIADKVTIVHRRDKFRAHEHSVESLINSRAEVSTPYVPVELIGDDKIEQVVLQHVKTEEKIIIDVDDVIVNYGFVSSLGPIKNWGLDIQKNSILVNSKMETNIPGIYAAGDICTYEGKVKLIACGFGEAPTAVNNAKAYFDPNAKLQPMHSSSMF
- a CDS encoding GyrI-like domain-containing protein codes for the protein MKEPIIVKKEAFQAIGVSITTTNEIEASTEGKIPGLWNQYFQEQIMYHIPNQQTKETFAFYSNYESDETGTYQFTIGMPVSSLEDVPENMTTLTIPAATYAVFTTRKGPVAEVVCEAWEYIWKWSKENKRAFTTDFELYDEKATDPANAQLDIYIALA
- a CDS encoding MFS transporter; translation: MEELQQNKSALEGSGKPLLKNTNFLFLWAATLFSSFALAFFTFSQTWYIAKTLNLEASLGVVFVALSVPRLIFMIIGGAVADKFPKKNIMFYSNIIRAILVATILTWFIVGDVTLYTFALFALFFGLADAFFWSADGSILPELVEKSRLTQANSLTQMTNQASVILGPVLGGILIKFTNYETIFSITILLLIVAAILVQKIQFTMPEQQNTDKSMFTSIKEGILYVKESPFLSTFLICSAFLNLFLIGPMQVGFPLFVKNVLHGDSLQFSYLEASVGGGMAIGAVIVGLKNINRRRGLFCIIMMLLSGVFFLSINFSTVLWQALLAGMFYGITIAMAIVPLMAMIQSTVKEEMMGRVMSLLMLSSMGFIPLSYAFTSIALAIGIPIVTVMKSGAIAVIVFVLFVAIRVPVVRKFD
- a CDS encoding helix-turn-helix domain-containing protein → MGSLYNLMKPYSEFRSKEEFNTYQKQVLKCYRFQLNKTDTTIIHFLGKYAVNEKQKTVGVACPLMETIAMNVGKSIRTVRRSIAKLEELGIIKRVATKERHKRGGYSANLYVFLISAIDRMDDRMKMSACESENHAAGCSKNEQKHEGETIFSKNIPQIKENRKETYDLDETYCRHDIPKPFIYALVPMTRNPKKINIFWSKVELAYKKSGLLEQGVLLEQILADEEVYGNFIWRVKSVVRAYKYGEIRKNVKALLYSTVRDLFLEVGLEWGAAMRRSKGVSLFDPFKKESCV
- a CDS encoding DUF523 domain-containing protein; translated protein: MIVISACLGGIACRYDGNDNLVSKIEELLQREDTLLVCPEVLGGLPTPRPSAEIIGGNGDDVLDGKAKVMTKDGEDVTEAFVNGAYKALEQLKGLHPEYIILKERSPSCGSSTIYTGEFNGNKQTGYGVTTALFKRHGLKVISEEDFENIKRN
- a CDS encoding YxeA family protein → MKRYIALFSILVVFASLLVGCDLNRMGKDEYYVQITVDGKEYNGKADNGEPYKDYEYKLTGFDKEGKEKELEFTAQKNLRKDAFLRVYHSDKKGVTAWEEVKKDELPAKVKEKLNVK
- a CDS encoding methyltransferase — its product is MSLKAFYNEVIATHLSLETVIPIGDGMTISKVKK
- a CDS encoding GNAT family N-acetyltransferase encodes the protein MNPILLDVPLQIETDRLILRAPLQAGEGDVVHAAIKDSINELKQWLLLFQSTPTVEETEILLRNAHIDFLKRESFRYLIYHKETKDFIGTASLHRIDWKVAKCEVGYWINTQFSGNGYMTEVVSALINLGFQLFKFRRIEIRCERNNTKSHAIPEKLGFELEGILRNEDLSADGKQLTDTCIYAKIK
- a CDS encoding HesB/IscA family protein; the protein is MIEVTEQAAFQIKDMLKDAEDGEKYVRLAVHGGGCSGLSYGLGFEVEPKEDDTVLEFFGVEFVIDKESAPIVKGVKIDYKQSMLGGGFTIDNPNAIASCGCGSSFRTATNAGKPEEC
- the dapF gene encoding diaminopimelate epimerase, encoding MSQFSFTKMHGLGNSYIYVNMFEEQIPEEDLALVAEKVSNINTGIGADGMILICPSDVAPVKMRMFNNDGSEGKSCGNGLRCVAKYAYEHKLVEDTVFTIETLAGIVTAEVTVEEGKVTLAKIDMGAPRLTREEIPMLGEGETPFIRENFLYNNHRYAFTAVSMGNPHAVIFVDDVEQAPLTTLGPVLETHEMFPERVNVEFIEILNEEEMNFRVWERGSGVTQACGTGACAAVVASILNGKMERGKEITVHLAGGDLMIAWTEEGNVLMKGPAEVICRGVYEYKIEA
- a CDS encoding YuzB family protein: MIKPLIEFCVGNLASGSQAALEKLEKDPNLDVMEYGCLGYCGICFEGPFALVNGEVVQGATVEELVNNVYEYLDENPMF